GCCAGCCGCTCCCGCTCCCACCGGCGACATCGCGCCATCTCGCGCAGGGCATCGAACGACCCCAATCGCTCCACCGGCCAACTCGACAACCCCACGCGAAGGTCCAGGTGCGCCGTAAACCCCAGCGTGTGCATGAACTCCAGCGAACAGGGGACGTCCTGGCGCTCGCGCACTACGCGGTGCGCCTGGCGGGCGAGCGCCTGCGCCGCCGTCACCAGCAACAGTGGAGTGTGCGGGATCATCGCGCCCTCCGCGCCGGCTGTCCCCAGGTCGCCACCCCCCGCTCCCCCACGCCTAACGCCACGGGCTCGGCCGCGTCCACTCCTCGGCTCGCCAGCACCACCCGCCCTTCCGTCACCCGGACCTTGGTGGAGACGGGGTCGGTCGCATCCACGGTGAACTCCGTCCCCGTCACGATCACCCGCGCCGCAGGCGTCACCACCACGTAGTGGCCGGCCTGCACCTTCGTCATGCTGAAGCGCGCCTCGCCATCGAGCACCAGTTCGCGCACGCCACCCTCGGTGGCCGCGTCACGCCACGTGAGGCGCGACCCCGCAGAGACCACGGCCCAGGAGTCGTCGCTCACGCGCGCCACTTGCGACTCACGCGCCGGCACATCGACCATGTGGACCTGCGGCGGCGGCGCCGAACGCCTGACGTACGTCCCCCCCAGCCAAAGAGTGCCGCCGGCAACCCCACGCAGGCGATTCCCACCGCCAGCTGCCACCGCCGCAGTTGACGGATGAACCGACGATCCCCGGCCGCGTCAGCCGACGCGTGCCGCCGCTCCGCACGATCCTCGTCCCCGTCTCCCTGGCGCTCCACCCTCTGCATGAGGCGCTTCCACGACGCCTCCATCCGGTCGTCCGCGATCTCGATGTCGTCGACGGTGGGCCACGCGTTCCGCGGCGACGATCGGGCCCACCTTCGTGCGGAATCCCTCGTCGTCGCGCAGCCGACGCTCCACATCGCGCGCCTGAGCGTCGTCCAGCGTCTTGCTCAAGTAGTCGGAGATGAGCGTCACCTCCGGATCGGCGTACAGCCCCGCCTCGATCTCGGCACGTGTGAGCTCCCGCGCCTCGCCAGCCGGGACCAGCCAGTCATTGACCCTCATTCGATGTCCCTCCCCCGGATGATGTCGGGCGTGATGCCGAAACGTTCGAGATGCGGGCGCATCGCCCGGTTTGCCTCGGCCATCGCGGCGCGCACGCTGGCACGCGTGATTCCGAAGTGGTGCGCCGTTTCGTCCACCGAGAACCCCTGCTCCTTGACCATCACCCATGGCTCGCGCATGTAGGCCGGGAGTCGCAAGAGCGCGTACTGGATCGCCGAGCGGATCTCGTCGTCCTCCACGCGCCGCCGGGTACTCATGTGACGGCGAATGGTCGCGGATGCCCCGGAGATCAAGCGCATCATCTTCGTCTCCTTGCGACGCGCGCGCTCCCGGTCGATCACTACATCCTTCAGCATGACCGTGAGGCGGATGATCACGTCGCGTTTCGAGAGCGGCGGCAGGGGCTCCGCACGCTCTCGCGCGCGAGGGCGGCCGCCCCCCGTGTCTCTCTCCCGCCGTCGCTGCATCACGAACTTGAGCAGCGTCTCCTGCACGACATCCTCCGTTTCGTCCTCCTCGACGAGACGCGCCGCGTATCGCGTGAGGTGGCGCTGTGCCTGTCGAAAGACCGGCGCCAGCTCCGCCTCCGCCAGCTGCGTCGTGCTCGCGCGATGGAGCGACAGCCCGCGATGCTCCGTCTCCACGCTCCGTTCTCCTCCCGTCGGGGTGGTCGGCCCAATCATATGGTCGCCGTCCAGCCCCCCTAGGGCGTTGGGGAAACTCGACCGCCTGAATGGGGGAGCGAGATTCTGGTCCGTTTTGCCCCCCCTATAACCCCCGGGCTCAGGCAAATCGTAGGGTCAATTTCCGAACTTTCACGGAACTCCTCCCGATTCCGAACGGTCACGCGCCCTCCAAGCCGTGAACAGACAGACCCCCTTGACAAACAGGGGGGTGCCGGGGGTTTAAGTGAGGGGGTGTGTGATCGACGAATCTCCCGGAGCCTCCGGCCCTCCTCCGGTTGCCCGACGTGTCGCGACTCGGGCCTTCCGGATTCCCTTACTGACCGCAGCCGGCGCGCTCACCCGCCCGCGTCGCCGTGCTGAGAGGACCCACTGCGCTCGTCTCACGGACGACTGCGCGGTAGGCATGAACGAGGTTCCGACGCCAGTAACTCGACTGCGCGGCGCTCTCCGGACCCGACTGCGCAGCGCCGGTGGTCCGCGCCTGGCGGGGGGGCAAGTGGCAAAAGCACACACGATCGACCGCGCGGCGCGATCGATTGAGTCACCTTCGCGCACGATCGAGTGACCACCGCGCTCGAAGCATGACGCGAGCGCGACGAACCACTGCGCGGTGCTAGGGAACGATCTCGCCGTTCGCACGGACGAACGCGCGGCGCACATGGACGACCGCGCGGCGCCGCCGGGTGGCTGTGCGCTCACGTCGAGGCACTGACCAACACCATCGGTCAGCTGCCGCACGAGCGATCGACGGTGCGGAACGGTCGAAGCTGGCGCACGTTGCACCGAGAAGTGACCACACCTGACCCGGACGACCGAACGCCGGCACCGGACGCCGACGTGAGACCGCCACGCCACTGAGCACTGCTGACGGTCGAGCGATCACCGTCGATGAACGATCTCGCGTTGTCGACGGAGCGCTCGACGGCGCAGGTGAAGCGCCGTGCAGCACGCATAATCGACCGACCAGCACCAACGGCTGACGTGTACGTGTAACCGGACGACTGACCGCCGCCAACGGCCTACCGCGCGCGGCGCACGACGTACAGCGCACCGCGCCCGAACGGCAGCGCGAAACGCACGATCCACAGCGCACGGCGAGCGAGCGACCGCACGTGTTCGACGGAGCGCAGTGTAACGCCACGGAGCGTCAGTGCTCCCGATCGCACCGACGTCACCGATGTGTCAACGAAGGCGCGGAGCAGGTGAAGGGACGCGCACCTGCCCGCTGTTCATCACGCGTCCCACAACCATATGGAAGGGAGAGCAGACCATGGAACTCAAGACCAAGCTGGGCCTGCAGACGCTGCGACGCGCCCACGCCTTCCTTGCGGGGAAGGCCGTCCCCGTCGCCGTCGGCGAGCTCAAGCCGCACATCGAGGCGCTCGACTCCCTCGTCGTCCGGCTCGAGCAGTTCGCCACCGAACAGGCGTCCCGCGCCAACGCGGCTCGCGCCGCCACGGACACCAAGCGCGCGATGGCGCGCGAGCTGCGCCAGGAGTACCTCCGTCCCATCTCCGTGGTGGCGCGTCGCCTCTTCGCCAACGACGCGCAGCTTCGCTCGGCGTTCGTGGTGCCGGCGGCGCGCGACGACGAAGGGTTGATCCAGGCGGCCAACGCGTTCGCCGAGCGCGTGGAGGAGTTCAAGGACCGGTTCGCCGCACGCGGACTCGCCGAGGATCTCGTCGATCGCCTGCGCAAGGCGACCAACACCTTCCGCGACACCCTCACTAACCGGTCGCTCGACCTCGCCCGTCGTTCGGCGGCGACGGCGGGAATGCTCTCCGAGCTGTCGCGCGGGCGCGACCTCGTGCGCCTGCTCGACCTCATGCTCGCCCCGCGACTGGTGGGTGAGCCGGAGAACCTCGCCGAGTGGCGCAGCATCGTGCGGTTTGTCCGCAGTGCGACCATCACGACCGAGGGGGGCAACGTGCCTGCGACGGTCACCCAGGACCCGGTGAGCCAGGCAGCCTAGCGTTCGTGTTGCGCCTCTCCACCAGACGCGGCGCGGGCCGCTCCAAGCACCGCTCGCGCCGTGTCCAGTCACCACGCATCACCAACTTCCATCACGGAGAATGACCATGTCCAGAAAGACGCGACGCAACGTGCACGTGGTTCCGAGCGGAAAGTCCAAGTCGAAGCGCACCACCTTCGTGGCCCGCGTCGCGGGCGACGCCTCGCCGCTCACCGAACCCACCACGCAGACGCAGGCCATCGCCGCAGCCATCCCCGAGGCACGCACGCGCCGGAGCGAGGTGGTCATCCATCGCGCCGACAGGCGCATTCTGGCACCGACAGCTACGGCAACGACTCGCCGCAGGTGAAAGACACGAAGCACTAGCGGGTGAACCGGGTGGGCGCGCGGTCTAAGGGGCCGCGCGCCCATTCGGCGAGATCGTTCTCGCTGGAAGCGACTACGGGTCCGGTGAGGCGCCGGACCCGCACTGCAATCTCCGCGGGAACGTCCTCATGGTCCCACTGTCATGCAGCTCCATGCTCTCGCGAATGCAACTAAGCGCCCGGGTCGATACGGGCTATCAATCGGGGAATGTCGAGCGCTTCTAAGCGACCTTCAAGCCAGTGACTGGTACGACCGTCACTCCAGAGCCGGCAACGCTCGCGCTTGTCGGTTCCGGATTGCTCGACTTGGGAGGCCTCGCACCGCGGCGATTGCGACGTCAGCGTCGCCCGTGACGTCGCGCCACGACGCGACCGGGTCGTTCGATCTTTGATGTATCAGGGGCGCGGACCAAGCGCACCCGCGCCCCCTCGCCACGACACTTCTCGCCATTGATCTCCAGTCGCACCGGTGTCCCTTCCTCGCCCAGATCGGACATGGCGCCTCGCTCACGGCCAGCCCGGCAAGCCCCCCTGCCTCGCCGGCGCCGTCACCTCCGCTCTCGGCCCCGGCTTCGCGCTCGGCACTCCCATCACCTCTTGCCCCATCGCCACCCCCTGCCAAATCCTCACCCGCCCCACCATCGACTCCGTTCCGACGGCATTCCCATGCACTTGCAGCTGCACCAGCCCTCCCGTCTCCACGCGCGCGCGGCTCACGAACACCTGACGCCCATCCAACGCCACAGCACATCGCCCGTCGGGACGAATCGTCAGCCGCACCGGAAGCCAGCGCCCTTCACGAACCCCGGGAGGGAGCGGGAGATACACGTTGTCGTCGCCCATGTACGCCGCGAGTCGACTCGACATCGTTCTCCCCTCGCCAGCCGGCACCGCCACCGCGCACTCCTGCCGCGGGACGCCCAGCGCACCGATCAACCCATCCTCGCGATCGGCGTCCGTGACGCGCTGCAGGTCGCTGGCGTCGCGCAGCATCACGCGAATCGACTGCCACTGCGCCCGCGAGATGCGCACCGATAGCTGCGTCTCGACCGTGATGCCGCGCGCGTCGGACAGCTCCTGCCTCCGAATGGCCCCGGATTGAAAGGACTCGTCCCCATTCACGTTGAGCGCCAGGGCCCCGTCGCGCACCACCGTCACGGGGCGCGGCTTTCCGAAGTCGTACCACCGTTCGAGCCAGTCGCCTCCCAGCTCTCCTCGCCGATCAGGGCTGGCACGTCGGTGCGCACCTCGATCTCGCGTTCCGCTTGTGCCCAACCGGGAGCGACCACCGTCACCCGCGTCTTCCCCGGGCGAAGCGGCTGCGCCTCCCCGGTGAGCGAATCGATGGTCAGGACATCGGGATCGTGCGAGCGCCAACGCACGCGCTCGAGCGGTTCGGTGCGCCGACTCGCAAGGTTGGCATGTGCCGTTAGGCGGTGTGGCACCCCGACGACCGGCATCGACGGCCCCACGTCGACGGTCATCTCGCTGCTCGCCGGTGGCCGTCCCACGTCACCGAAGGTCACGTTCGTCAGTACGACGTTTGCCGGCACGGCAATGGGACGCGCCTCGTTGGAGCGCCCCACCGGCATCACGAACCAGGAGCCGGAGCGATAGCCGATCCGTTCGCAGCGACACGCGAGCCATCGCCCATCCGGCGACAGCGACGCCACGTTCACCTGCTCGCCGAGGGAGGTGAGGCGCTGGTCACGCACGTCGGCCACGACAATCTCGTTCATGCTCCCCACCTTGCGCTGGACGAGCAACCGATCGTCGTCGATCCACCCAACGGGGGGGCCCAGCGCCTTCCACTCCGTCGGACATCGCAGGTCGCTCCCATCGGGATTGACGAGACAGAGATACGAGGTCTCCTCGGCCCACGAGTTGCGGAGAAAGGCGAGTCGATCGCCCGACTGGCTCCAGTGCGCGTGTTGATCGGTGTCATCGCCCTGCGTCACCTGTCGGTATGCGCCGGTGCGGAGGTCGACGACGGCGAGATCGTAGTGCGAGTCGGTGTTCCATCGCGCCGTGGCGATCACCGCAAAGCGCCCGTCGGGCGATACGTCGCCGATGAGGTCGTCGCCGCGCGAGTGTGTGAGTCGCCGCACCGAACCGGCGCGCTCGACCACGAGTTCGATGCCGCCGCTGTCAGCGCATGGGTGCGAGTAAAGACCCACGTCCGACGTTCCCGGAAGCGGAATGGCCGGCCGCGAGACGCGCGGATCGCCGACGACCACTCGCCCCTGCGAATCGGGGAGGACGATGTCGCGCCCGGGGACCCACTCGCCCGCCCGCAGCGGGACGCGCCACGACCGACTCGTGGCCCCATCCGTCGACACCAGCAGTAACTCGGCGACGGGCGGCGGAGGCGCAGGCGGCGGAGCCGACCGCACCAGCAGCGCCGCGGTGGGGATGCTCGCCGCCAGCAGCAAGACGGCCGCGACCGCCGCCACGCGTCGCCCCGACGTGAGCCCCGCGCGCACGTGCCACGGCGCGCCTCGACCGTACCACGCACCACGTCCCGCGCGCTGGGCGCCCGAGCAGGTCGTCGGCGAGCGCGGGGATCGCGCGTGTGTCGCCTAACGCGCGCAGGCGGCGCACAAAGCCGCCGAAGAGCGCGTGCAGCGCCGAGCGTTCCCCGCCTCGCACCAGGTGCTGGCCGGCGCGGCGCATCGTCGCCAGGTCGTCGGTCCCTTCCTGCCACAGCGCCCGCCCCAACGCGGCGTGCGCCGCCCGCACGCTCTCGGCGCTCGCGTGCTCCAGGACCGTCGTCGTCATCTCGTCATGGGCAATCATCCAGCCATCGGCCGTGCGCGCCACCAGCCCGCGCGCCTCCAGCTCGTGCAGCGCCGACTCGGCCGTCACGTCCCGCCCCCCGGCGGCGGCGAGTCGTACCTCGCCTAACGGTGACCCGGCCACCGCCAGCAACAGCAGGAGCCACCGCTGGTCGCGTGGCAACGAGTCCAGGCGACGCGCCAGCGCCCCACCCTCGCGCAGCAGGGCAAGGGCAACCCCCCGGGATCGGGCGAGCGCCACTCCCCGTCCATCCGGCGGAAGCAGCGTGCGTTCGCGCAGCAGCTGCAACGTCTCCAGCACGTGCAGCGGCGACCCGCCGGTGGAGCGCCACAGTTCCTGCGTAAAGCGCCCCCCCCACTCCGCCTGCCCCAGCGTGGCGATGCTGGCCACCAGCTCCGCACACTGCAGCTCCGTCAGCACCGGGAGCTCCACGACCCGCGCCTCGGGGTCGTCCAGCCGCCCCTCCACGACCGGCCGCCCGGTCGTCACGATGAGCAGGTGCAAGGCGTGCACCCGCGTCGCCAGCTGCCCCAGCACGGTGCGCGACCGCGCATCCATCAATGCACGTCGTCGATGAGGACGACGACGCCTGCTCCTCAGGACACCGCGGTAAGGTCGCCAAGCTCCAGCAACGCCTGGCTGCGCTGACCGAAGACTTCCTGGTCGGTGCTCGGGTCGTGCGGTACGGTGAAGAAGGTCGACAACGCCGGCGCCATTGCCACCAGGGCGGACGCACTGTCAGGCGACACGCCGCGCGCCCCAGGAAGTCGTCCGAGCATCAAGGCGAGTTCGCTCGCCGCCGCATACGGCAGCTCGCGCGACCCCACGTCGCATCGCACGAGGACCACCCGCGCGCGCGCGCTGCGCAGTCGCGCCATCAGGTCGCCTAACAAGCGCGACTTGCCGATCCCCGCGGGGGCCCGCAGGTGCACGTGCTCGCCCCGTCCGCGTTGCGCCTGCGACGCGGCATCGAGCAGCAGGGCGAACTCACGCTCCCGCCCCACCAGCTCGGCGACGATCCCGCGGCGCCCCTCCTCCTGCTCCGTCGGCTCCGTTCCTCCTTGTCGCGCCACGCGCAGCAGCGAACGCGAGGCGGGCTCGAGCTCCACCTCCTCGTCCG
This genomic stretch from Gemmatimonadota bacterium harbors:
- a CDS encoding DUF2188 domain-containing protein; its protein translation is MSRKTRRNVHVVPSGKSKSKRTTFVARVAGDASPLTEPTTQTQAIAAAIPEARTRRSEVVIHRADRRILAPTATATTRRR
- a CDS encoding FecR domain-containing protein, which translates into the protein MAAGGGNRLRGVAGGTLWLGGTYVRRSAPPPQVHMVDVPARESQVARVSDDSWAVVSAGSRLTWRDAATEGGVRELVLDGEARFSMTKVQAGHYVVVTPAARVIVTGTEFTVDATDPVSTKVRVTEGRVVLASRGVDAAEPVALGVGERGVATWGQPARRAR
- a CDS encoding DPP IV N-terminal domain-containing protein, which codes for MGLYSHPCADSGGIELVVERAGSVRRLTHSRGDDLIGDVSPDGRFAVIATARWNTDSHYDLAVVDLRTGAYRQVTQGDDTDQHAHWSQSGDRLAFLRNSWAEETSYLCLVNPDGSDLRCPTEWKALGPPVGWIDDDRLLVQRKVGSMNEIVVADVRDQRLTSLGEQVNVASLSPDGRWLACRCERIGYRSGSWFVMPVGRSNEARPIAVPANVVLTNVTFGDVGRPPASSEMTVDVGPSMPVVGVPHRLTAHANLASRRTEPLERVRWRSHDPDVLTIDSLTGEAQPLRPGKTRVTVVAPGWAQAEREIEVRTDVPALIGEESWEATGSNGGTTSESRAP